A single genomic interval of Oryza sativa Japonica Group chromosome 7, ASM3414082v1 harbors:
- the LOC4342285 gene encoding receptor kinase-like protein Xa21: protein MELGMFIPCTLVLLLLSYGAGGIKGGASTQDGDVNGTDLASLLDFKRAITNDPFGAMSSWNTNTHLCRWKGVTCDQRAHRVVALDLVGQTLTGQISHSLGNMSYLTSLSLPDNLLSGRVPPQLGNLRKLVFLDLSGNSLQGIIPEALINCTRLRTLDVSRNHLVGDITPNIALLSNLRNMRLHSNNLTGIIPPEIGNITSLNTVILQGNMLEGSIPEELGKLSNMSYLLLGGNRLSGRIPEVLFNLSHIQEIALPLNMLHGPLPSDLGNFIPNLQQLYLGGNMLGGHIPDSLGNATELQWLDLSYNQGFTGRIPPSLGKLRKIEKLGLDMNNLEARDSWGWEFLDALSNCTRLKMLSLHQNLLQGVLPNSVGNLSSSMDNLVLSNNMLSGLVPSSIGNLHRLTKFGLDFNSFTGPIEGWIGSMVNLQALYLDSNNFTGNIPDAIGNTSQMSELFLSNNQFHGLIPSSLGKLRQLSKLDLSYNNLEGNIPKEVFTVPTIVQCGLSHNNLQGLIPSLSSLQQLSYLDLSSNNLTGEIPPTLGTCQQLETINMGQNFLSGSIPTSLGNLSILTLFNLSHNNLTGSIPIALSKLQFLTQLDLSDNHLEGQVPTDGVFRNATAISLEGNRQLCGGVLELHMPSCPTVYKSKTGRRHFLVKVLVPTLGILCLIFLAYLAIFRKKMFRKQLPLLPSSDQFAIVSFKDLAQATENFAESNLIGRGSYGSVYKGTLTQENMVVAVKVFHLDMQGADRSFMTECKALRSIRHRNLLPVLTSCSTIDNVGNDFKALVYKFMPNGNLDTWLHPASGTNASNQLSLSQRIKIAVDIADALQYLHHDCENPIIHCDLKPSNVLLDDDMTAHLGDFGIAHFYLKSKSPAVGDSSSICSIGLKGTIGYIAPEYAGGGFLSTSGDVYSFGVVLLELLTGKRPTDPLFCNGLSIVSFVERNYPDVIDHIIDTYLRKDLKELAPAMLDEEKAAYQLLLDMLGVALSCTRQNPSERMNMREAATKLQVINISYISGM, encoded by the exons ATGGAACTGGGTATGTTTATACCGTGCACCTTGGTGTTGTTATTACTGTCATATGGAGCTGGAGGCATCAAGGGCGGCGCATCAACGCAAGATGGGGACGTCAATGGCACGGACTTGGCCTCGCTCCTAGATTTCAAGCGAGCGATCACGAACGATCCTTTCGGAGCCATGAGCTCGTGGAACACCAACACACACTTGTGCCGGTGGAAGGGCGTCACATGCGACCAGCGGGCGCATCGCGTCGTGGCACTGGACCTCGTTGGGCAAACATTGACCGGGCAGATCTCCCATTCCCTTGGAAACATGTCGTACCTCACTTCTCTGAGCCTCCCCGACAACTTGCTCTCCGGCCGAGTGCCACCTCAGCTTGGCAACCTGCGGAAGCTGGTGTTTCTTGACCTGAGTGGCAACTCGTTGCAGGGTATTATTCCGGAGGCACTCATAAACTGCACCAGATTGAGGACGTTGGACGTTTCAAGGAACCATCTAGTTGGTGATATCACTCCCAACATAGCCCTCCTCTCCAACCTGCGAAATATGCGGCTTCACTCCAACAACCTCACTGGGATCATCCCACCAGAAATAGGGAACATCACTTCGCTCAATACTGTCATTCTTCAAGGCAACATGCTCGAGGGATCCATTCCTGAGGAGCTTGGGAAGCTGTCCAACATGTCCTACTTGTTGCTAGGTGGAAATCGGCTGTCAGGCAGGATCCCGGAGGTGCTCTTCAATCTGTCACACATCCAAGAAATAGCACTACCACTTAATATGCTGCATGGTCCATTGCCATCTGACCTTGGCAACTTCATTCCTAACCTTCAGCAACTTTACTTGGGTGGTAACATGTTGGGAGGTCATATCCCTGATTCATTGGGCAATGCAACTGAACTGCAGTGGCTAGACCTATCATATAACCAAGGGTTTACTGGCCGaatccctccttctcttggtaAACTCCGGAAGATCGAAAAGCTTGGTCTTGACATGAACAATCTTGAAGCAAGAGACAGTTGGGGATGGGAATTCCTAGATGCATTGAGCAACTGCACGCGTCTTAAGATGCTCTCACTGCACCAAAATCTACTGCAAGGTGTCCTGCCGAATTCTGTTGGCAACCTCTCCTCTAGCATGGACAACCTTGTGTTGAGTAACAACATGCTTTCAGGGTTAGTGCCCTCGAGCATAGGAAATCTTCATAGGTTAACTAAGTTTGGATTGGATTTCAACAGTTTTACTGGTCCGATTGAAGGGTGGATTGGAAGCATGGTAAATTTACAGGCTTTATACCTAGACAGCAACAACTTCACTGGGAACATTCCAGATGCCATTGGCAACACCTCCCAGATGTCAGAATTGTTTCTTTCAAACAATCAATTCCATGGTCTCATACCATCCAGCCTAGGAAAACTTCGACAGCTCTCAAAGTTAGACCTCAGTTATAACAATCTTGAAGGCAACATACCTAAAGAGGTCTTCACAGTACCCACAATTGTCCAATGTGGATTATCCCACAATAATTTGCAAGGCCTGATCCCTTCTTTAAGTAGCCTTCAACAGCTTAGCTATCTTGATCTTTCATCAAATAACCTTACTGGGGAAATTCCTCCTACTTTGGGCACATGTCAGCAATTAGAAACCATCAACATGGGGCAAAACTTCCTCTCAGGAAGCATTCCCACATCTTTGGGAAACCTTAGCATCCTAACTTTGTTCAATCTTTCACATAACAATTTGACAGGATCTATCCCAATTGCTCTAAGCAAACTACAGTTTCTCACCCAGTTGGATTTATCAGATAATCATCTTGAAGGTCAAGTGCCAACAGATGGGGTATTCAGAAATGCTACGGCCATCTCACTTGAAGGCAACCGACAGCTTTGTGGAGGAGTACTGGAGTTACATATGCCTTCATGCCCCACTGTTTATAAAAGTAAAACTGGACGACGACATTTTTTGGTCAAGGTATTGGTCCCTACATTAGGCATTTTATGTCTCATATTTCTGGCCTACCTTGCAATTTTCAGAAAGAAGATGTTCAGAAAGCAGTTACCATTGCTGCCTTCTAGTGATCAGTTTGCTATAGTTTCTTTTAAAGATCTAGCTCAAGCTACAGAGAACTTCGCAGAAAGTAATCTGATTGGGAGAGGAAGCTACGGTTCAGTGTACAAAGGAACGCTAACCCAAGAAAACATGGTTGTCGCTGTGAAAGTTTTTCATCTTGATATGCAAGGTGCAGATAGAAGTTTCATGACAGAATGCAAAGCTTTGAGGAGCATTCGGCACCGGAATCTACTTCCAGTTCTAACTTCATGCTCAACAATTGATAATGTAGGCAATGATTTCAAGGCTCTAGTGTATAAGTTCATGCCCAATGGCAACTTGGATACTTGGCTGCACCCCGCAAGTGGTACAAATGCTTCAAATCAACTGAGCCTGTCCCAAAGAATAAAAATAGCTGTTGACATAGCAGATGCATTGCAATATTTACACCATGACTGTGAGAATCCTATAATACACTGTGATCTAAAGCCAAGTAATGTCCTCCTAGATGATGATATGACTGCTCATTTGGGAGATTTTGGCATAGCACATTTCTACCTCAAATCCAAGTCACCTGCCGTTGGAGATTCGAGCTCAATCTGTTCGATCGGTTTGAAAGGAACTATAGGGTATATTGCCCCAG AATATGCTGGAGGAGGATTCCTCTCAACCTCTGGAGATGTATACAGCTTTGGCGTAGTACTATTGGAGTTGCTAACAGGGAAAAGGCCTACTGATCCTCTGTTCTGCAATGGACTTAGCATCGTCAGTTTCGTCGAGAGGAACTATCCAGATGTGATAGATCATATCATTGATACTTACCTCCGAAAAGATCTCAAGGAGCTTGCTCCAGCGATGTTGGACGAAGAGAAGGCAGCATACCAGTTGCTGTTGGACATGCTTGGAGTGGCACTTTCCTGCACACGCCAGAATCCCAGTGAACGAATGAACATGAGAGAGGCAGCAACAAAGCTGCAAGTGATCAACATATCGTATATATCTGGAATGTAG